One Glycine max cultivar Williams 82 chromosome 6, Glycine_max_v4.0, whole genome shotgun sequence DNA segment encodes these proteins:
- the LOC102664734 gene encoding protein MAIN-LIKE 2-like, translating to MVGHLVELGLDSLQRMYFLILPLRPTASAGRQRVQVNVAEEVPQVTEDVPPQVTKDVPPQVTEDIFDVTEDVPHVDEDIPTADIDAADGAEGSPADHDEGFPGRPHDTSVLTSFADHVAYSIWSGEERPELKLVSHDRKVDKFGSPGPEIEGLVAGTRLSPLIGCSVVTGDPGLISAFAERWHRETRTFHLPVGELTITLDDVACLLHLPITGVLHRFEPLHVDEVSLLTELLEVSGEEARDEIVRAHGAYVQLSWLCDVYESRCLARRWIVEARAYLLYLVDCTLLANKSSTHAHMVHLEAFRDLGQSGGYAWGVATLVHMYDQ from the exons GCCTACCGCTTCTGCTGGTAGGCAACGGGTTCAGGTTAATGTCGCTGAGGAAGTTCCTCAGGTGACTGAGGATGTTCCTCCTCAGGTGACTAAGGATGTTCCTCCTCAGGTGACTGAGGATATTTTTGATGTGACAGAGGATGTTCCTCATGTGGACGAGGACATTCCGACTGCAGACATAGATGCTGCTGATGGTGCTGAGGGGTCACCTGCTGATCATGACGAGGGATTCCCTGGTAGGCCACATGACACATCGGTGCTGACATCGTTTGCTGACCATGTGGCATACAGTATCTGGAGTGGCgag GAACGACCTGAGTTGAAGCTGGTCTCCCATGATAGGAAAGTTGATAAATTTGGGAGTCCAGGgcctgagattgaaggccttGTTGCCGGCACCAGATTAAGTCCATTGATCGGGTGTTCTGTAGTCACCGGCGATCCTGGACTAATATCCGCATTTGCGGAGAGGTGGCATAGGGAGACCAGAACCTTCCACCTTCCAGTGGGGGAGTTGACAATCACATTGGACGATGTGGCGTGTCTTCTCCATCTTCCTATCACAGGGGTATTACACAGGTTTGAGCCTCTGCACGTGGATGAGGTCTCGTTATTGACGGAGCTTTTAGAGGTATCTGGTGAGGAGGCTCGAGATGAGATCGTACGTGCTCATGGGGCTTACGTGCAACTGTCATGGCTCTGTGACGTCTATGAGAGTAGATGCTTGGCCCGACGTTGGATTGTAGAGGCTCGTGCTTACCTCCTCTACCTGGTGGATTGTACTCTTTTGGCTAATAAGAGTTCAACCCATGCTCATATGGTGCATCTGGAGGCTTTTCGAGACCTGGGTCAGTCTGGAGGCTATGCTTGGGGAGTTGCTACCCTAGTTCACATGTATGACCAATGA